Genomic segment of Sphingopyxis sp. QXT-31:
AAGTCCTGGCGCCGCCCGGTCTTGAGCTTCGAATAGAGCGCGTCGGCGGTGATCGTGAACTCGGGGGTCACCTCAAACTGGATCGCGCCGTTGAGCCCGAGCCGCGAGCGATCGACGGTGAACTGCTCATATTGCAGCAGCACCGGAGTCGGGAACACCCCGCCGCCCGTTCCGGTATAAGTGCGATTCAGGAAATTGTTGCGCTCGAAGGTCTGCGTCGTCGAGGTCCGCTTCTGATATTCGCCCGCGAGCATGACGCCGATGCGGCCGTCGGCGAATTTCGTCGTCGCGAAGCCGGTGATCGCGGGCTCGAACTTGTCGCTATTCTCCGAATAGACGCCCTGCGCGCGGACCGAGATCGTCGGCTCCTTGAACGAGAGCGGCTTGGGCGTGACGAGGTTCACCGTACCGCCAAGCCCGCCCTCGGCATTGCTCGCGAGCGGCGACTTGCGCACTTCGAGGCGGCCGAACAGGCTGGACGGGACCGAGTCGAGACCCGACGAGCGGCCGAGCTGGTCGTTCTCGGGCGGCGAAAGGCGCGCCGACCAGCCCAAGAGCGTGCGCCCGTCGACCTCGACGCGGACCTGCTGCAGGCCGCGCACCGACACCGACTGGCCTTCGCCGAACACGCGGGTGATCTGGACGCCGGTGACGCGCTGCAGCGCTTCGGCGACGTTGGCGTCGGGCAGCTTGCCGACATCCTCGGCGGTGATCACGTCGACGACCTGGTCGGCCTCGCGCTTGATCTCGGCCGCCTGCTCGAGCGAGGCGCGGATGCCGCTGACGACGATCTCGTCCTCGGGCGCCGGCGCCGCGTCCTGCGCGAAGGCCGGCGCCATGGCGAGCGCCGCAAGGGACACCCCGCCCGCCAACTTTGCCAGGAAAAATGTGCCGCGCGTCGGTCCGATAGCCATGTCGTCTCTCCCACCCTCGCCGCTCGATTCCGCATCACGCGCGGCGGCCTTTTGATTTTCAGTTTCTTATACGCCGATCTTGGTAACCGGTGTCAGCATGATCGAATTTCGCATCCATCCTGTCAAGAAAAAACTTGTATGACAACCTCGAAGTTGCGGCAGTCGAATTAAACGGCTGACAAGGGACCGCTATTCGCTTCGGCCAGCCACAGGATCGGCTGGCGAACGGGGAAGTTTCGCACCACCTCGCCGGTCGCCGGATCGGCATCGAGTCGGCGCCAGAGCGCCAGCCAGTCGGCGCGGCCCAGCGCGAGGCCGGCGAAGAGCAGGCTCGGCTGGCGCACCGGGAAGCCATCCCAATACTCGATGTCGGGCGGCAGCGGCCACCGCGCCTTGTCCTCGATATAAGGCGCCATCCATGCGGCCGCCTGCCCGATCGAACCGCCGTCGGGGGTCGCCCAGGCGATGAGATCGCCCTTCCCTTCGCCGAGCAGCCACGCGGTCGCAGCGAGCACGTCGAGGTTGAAGAGCGCATAGGCATAAGGCTTGGTGCGCGCGAGTTCGAGCGGCTGGCGCCCGTCGGGCTCGATCTGGTTCGGGATGATCACCGTCTGAAGCCGCGCCCGCGCATCGGTCAGCACATCCTCGCGGCCGAGCAACGCTGCGAAAGACGCGGCTTGCAGCAACCAGCACGTCCCGTGATTATTCTTCTGGTCGCGCTCCTCGATCCCAAAGGGCGACGTCAACAGCCAGTCGAGATAGGCCGCGAACCAGCCCTCGACCCCCGCGCGGATCGCCGCATAGCCCGGCGCGCCGGCTTCGGCGAAGCATTGCGCGGCGCGCGCGACCTCGGAAATCTGCAGCGTGTCGATCACCCCGATGGCGCGGCCCTGGTTCACCCCGATGATCGCCTGCGCGTGGTTCAAATTGGGGCTCATCCGCGTCGCTGGATCGACGAACCACGCGGCCAGATGTCGCATCGCGGCGGTCGCGAAGCGATCCTCGCGCGTCAGCTTCCACGCCGCGGCAAGCATCGGCACGGTGCGCCCGAAGGCGATCAGCGCGTCGCGATGCCCGTCGAACTTGTCGGGGTTCGACCGCCCGTCGCGGCGGATATAGGGACCGTCGGGATGGGCCGGGTCGGGCCACCAATAATCGCCCTCCGAATAATAATCCCGCGGCCCCGCCGGGCTGCGCGTTGCCGGAATGGCAGCGATCGTGCGCGGTTCGTCATGGAGCAGCGCCAAGGCCCGCGGCAACACGCGCGCGCGCTCGATCGCAGCGATATCGACCCCGTCCCCGCGCGCTATCGCCGCCGCCGGCCATGCAAGCAGCGTTGCAAGAAGCAGGGAACGACGCGCGATCATGCGCTGCCCTAGCGCGCCCGGTGACGCAGCGCGAGGTCGCCCGCGACTGTGCGCGGATAGGCGCCCGGCCCCCAAGCGGCATCGGCGCGCACGAGCAGTTCGTCGAGCGCCTCGGCGGGCCAGCGCCCTTCCTTGTACGGCCAGTCGGCGGCGCGCCCGCGATAGGCGGCGACATAGTCGGTCGCGCGGCGCAGCGAGCGCCCCTTCTCCTCGGCATCGTAGAGATCGAAGCCGAGGCAGGCGGCGCTGTCGGCGACGCCATAAGCCGCGTCCAAGGCATAGAGCGAATAATGGAAGCTGCGCGTGCGCGTCAGTTCCTCGGGCAGCGCGCCCTGCGCATCGACTTGCCGCGCAAGCCGCACCTTCGGGAAGGCCGAGACGATGCGCTGCGCCACCTCGGGCCGCCGCGCGAACAGCGCGAAGCGCGCGACCTGCGCGTCGTACCACAGGCCGTGATTGTTGCGTTTGGCGCTCTC
This window contains:
- a CDS encoding alginate lyase family protein — translated: MIARRSLLLATLLAWPAAAIARGDGVDIAAIERARVLPRALALLHDEPRTIAAIPATRSPAGPRDYYSEGDYWWPDPAHPDGPYIRRDGRSNPDKFDGHRDALIAFGRTVPMLAAAWKLTREDRFATAAMRHLAAWFVDPATRMSPNLNHAQAIIGVNQGRAIGVIDTLQISEVARAAQCFAEAGAPGYAAIRAGVEGWFAAYLDWLLTSPFGIEERDQKNNHGTCWLLQAASFAALLGREDVLTDARARLQTVIIPNQIEPDGRQPLELARTKPYAYALFNLDVLAATAWLLGEGKGDLIAWATPDGGSIGQAAAWMAPYIEDKARWPLPPDIEYWDGFPVRQPSLLFAGLALGRADWLALWRRLDADPATGEVVRNFPVRQPILWLAEANSGPLSAV